The Polyangium mundeleinium genome contains the following window.
CGCGCCGACGGCGAGGCCGAGAATCAGTCCGCCTCGCTGATCACCGCGATCTGCCCGACGGAGCGTCCGATCGGCACCGGCGTCACGACCACGAACCTCAGCGGCACCGTCTTCGTCGTCGATCAGAACGCCTCGACGAACGTGTGCTGCCGGGCGGTCTCGAAGAACCCGGGCGGCACGAAGACCACCGGCGCGTGGTCGTGCTCGACCGGGTCGAGCGCGAGCTACCAGACCTTGAACGTCGCGTCGATCACGGACGCGTACTCGTTCAGCTCGTTTTATCTCGAGTGCCAGGTGCCGGCCATCAGCGGCGCCAATGCCTCGCGCATCCAGATGTACCGGGCGATCCAGGACTGAGCGCGCCGCCTGCAGCCCGGTGGGTTTTTCCCACGCCCCACCGGGCCGCCGTGGAGAACCATCTTGCTCCCGCGGCGCCGGCCGCCCTACACTTGATTCATGCGAATGAACCAGGTCACCGTGCCGGCCACGGACATCGCCGCCTCGATCGCCTTCTACCAGGCGCTCGGCTTGCGCCTGATCGTGCGCTCCGACCACTACGCGCGCTTCGAATGCCCCGACGCGGCCGGCGGCGAGCCGGCCACGTTCTCGCTCCACCTGCAGGACACGCCGCCCGGGAAGGACGGCGTGGTCGTTTATTTCGAGGAGGACGATCTCGACGCGACGGTCGAGCGCCTATCGAAGGCGGGCCTCACCTTCGAGGTGCTCCCGACGGACCAGCGTTGGCTTTGGCGTGAGGCGTACCTCACGGATCCGTCGGGCAACCGTGTTTGTCTCTATCGGGCCGGGGAGGCGCGACGTTTTCCGCCCTGGCGATTGCAGGGTTCCTGAGTTACCCGCTTTCCTGGGCGATCGTCGCGAGCATCGTCCGGGAGAACTCGATCACGGCATCATTCCCCGTCGTGAGCCCCCACTTCGCCCCGAGCGCGGGGGCTGCGGCCCAGCGTTCGGCGGCGTGCGCGGCGAGGCCGCTCCACGTCGTGCCTCCGGCCGCCTCGAACCGCTCGATGCACGATTCGAGCGCGGTCTTGCCGAAAGCGCCGGCGAAGATCGAGAAATCGATCGATGGATCCCCGAGGTGGGCCTCGGTCCAGTCGAGGATCCCCGTCAACCGACCCTCCTCGTCGAGCAGCAGGTGGCCCGGGTGGAGATCGCCGTGCACCATGGCGAGGTGACGCGGCCAGATCGCGTCGTTCGCGAGCCAGCGCTGCCAGCGCGCCCAGACCACCTCGGGCGGCGCGAGCACGGCGCGTGTATCGTCCATGGCGCGGGCGATCTCGGCGCGGCTGTCCTCGATCGATTTCGTGGGCACGCCCGCCGCTTCGATCGCACGGGCGTCCACCTTCTGGAGTGCCGCGACGGCCTCGGCGAACGACGTGATGAACACGGCCGCGGGGGCTTGTGGATCGATACGATTCCAGACGACGCCGGCGGCGGGATCCACGGTGATGGCTGGGACGCCGCCGAGGCGCGGGTAGGCGATCACCTGATCGGTGAACACGCGCCAATGCGGCACGGCGACGGGCAGGTGCGCGCGCACGAGATCGAGCACCCGCGCTTCGACGCGCGCGGCGGAGGCCACGGACAAACGCCGCGGCGTCCGCACGACCCATGGCACGCCTTCCTCGTCGTGGGCGTGCACCACGAGGAAATCGAGGCCACTTCGATCGAAATCGGCCATTTCGGTCGTGACCCGGAGCCCCGCGCGGCGCGCGGCCGCGAGGAGCGCGGGGGCAGAATCGAGTGGCTCGAAGGACGAAGATGCCGCGGACGAGAGAGCACTACCTTCAGTCATGAAAAACTCCTCTTCGTACGCCCGAAGGCGCATACGGAAGGGGAAGACGCGCGACGCGCCGTCTCACGACCGGCAGCTCAGGATGGAGCATTCACCGTGGGCTGCCAGGCTGCCGGCGTGAGCCACCGCGCCCCGTCTTCCCCGGGGGGAAGCGGGCACGGACAAGCACCCACGCGCTCGCTGCATCGACCCAGCTGTGCCGGGGATGCAAGGAGGACGAGGATGCCGAGCTCAGCGCAGCCGAATGAATGCCACGGCGCGACCCTGCCACACGCCGGGCGCGAAGGCAACCCCTCTCGTCGCTTCAGCGCGCGGTCCGGAGCTCCGGCGGAAGCCGAATCACGGACGTGCGCTTCCCCGCGAGCTCAGCCCCGCAGCTATCCCCGCCGAAATTCTTGTCGCCGTACACGAAAAAGACGCCGAGCTCCCGGGAGCCGAACCCATAGAACCCCTCGGACCAACCACACGTCCCGCTCTTGTCGGCCATCCAGGTGGTTCTTCCGGGCGGAACGAGGTTGTGGGGTAGCGCCACCGTGTGGATCGTCCCGTCGGCCTGGAGCGCTCGAACGATGACCTTTTCCTCGACCTTGACCCCGTCCTCGTCCTGGGAAGGCTGAACCTCGAAATCGAGCCCCTCCCGATCGAACCGCGTCACGCGTGGCCACCGAAAGCCGTCGCGCGCGTCCCGCTCCTGGTCGAGCTTCGTGAAAGGCGTCCCGGGGCACGGCCCGTCGGGCTTTCGTCCTGACGACACGCGTTTCCACGTGCTCTTGTCGAGAATGCGATGGGCGGCGTCCATGTCCCGCTTCAATCGCTTGCGCTCCTTCGCGATCGCGTCGGCACTGGGGCTCGATTCCCGGAGGTCGGACGAGAGCATGTAAAACCCGAGTGACTTCCCCGTCGCCACTGAAAAGAACCCCACCGAATCGTGGTCATGCCCGCTGAAGCTCTCCGTGTCCGAGAATCGCTCGACCATGATCGTCCCCTCGTGGTTCACGGCCGGAAAAACTTCCTCGTCTTCTCCGGCGACCTGCACCTCCCGCGGAACCGGCGACGTATCGTCGTCCTCCGCTTGTCGGGGCACGAGCTCGAACCGGATCGATTTCCAGGACGGCTCGGGCGCGGCGGCTGCGGCGGGGCAATCGTCCGCCCACCGGGGCTCGGGCGGGTTTTCCTCCGCGAGGGAACTCGTTTCGGGGGTCGATGCGTCAGGCGCGCCCGCGTCGCGCTCGGCCGAGAGGACGACCTCCGGGCCTCGGACCGTAGTCCCGTGCGAAGGATTCCGGCCCTGCCCACAAGCGAGCAGGACAAACGAGGCAAAGAGGAGGATAGGCGCGCGCATGGCGCCGGAGAACGTAGACGACGGAGATCGCATTCCGAGCGTGACAGAGTCCCGACAACCGCCGAAACCCTGTGTTCCGTGATTCAATTCTGGGCTACACTGGAGCTCGCCGACGGACGAGCCGGACGGTCTTGCGTGGCGCGCAGGCCGTCCCGTCCTCGACGATGGGGGGCTATCCCGGGGGACTTTCATGTCGATGCTCATCGCCTCGTGCATCTTGCTCGCGTTCGCCCTGGCTGGGCTCGTCTTCGTGGCGGCGCGATATCGGCGGACGACGCAAGCCGAAATCGACGTGCGGAAGCGCGCCGAGTCCCTGGAAAACGAAAACAGGGCGCTCGGGGCGAAGCTCCACGTCGCCGTGGAAGAGGACAAGAAAAAGGTTGGCTGGCTCGACCACCAGGAGCAGGAGATCCTCTGGCTCCGGGCCGAGCTCGAAAAGCGGCCCAAGATCACGCGCAAGACGTACAAGATCCTCACCCTCGGCGTCAAGGCCACGGGCAAAACCTCGCTCACGCTCAAATGGGCGAACCCGCTCATCGACCTCGGCGTCCTCGCGGGCACCAAGATCGATCGATACGAGCGGACGGTGAGCCACGTGTCGCAGAAAGACGTGGTCATCGAGCACGTCTTCGAGGTCGGCGATTGGGGCGGCGAGCACATCGTCGACGCGCAGCAGGAGCTCATCGGGGACGAGATTCACGGGCTGCTCATCGTGGTCGATCTCGGCGGCAAGGACGCAAAAAAGGTCGAGCCAGGGCGCATCCAGGAGCAGCTCCAGGAGTTCCAGGCGCAGGCGCTCAAGTACTTCTTCGGCCCGAAGACCGTGGCGTCGTGCAAGACGGTCGTGCTCTTCATCAACAAGAGTGATCTGCTCTCCGGCACGCCGCTCGAAGTGGAGGAGCAAGCGAAGAAGCTCTATGCCCCGCTCATCGAGAACCTGATGAAGTACTCGATGCAGCTCGACATTCGCGTCTTCGTCGGCTCCGCGAACTTCGGGCACTCGACCCACCTCCTGTTCTCACATTTCGTGGAGCGCATCCTCCCGAAGCACGCGTACGATTCGCAGCTCTTGCAACGCATGGTGAAGGACTTCTCGGAGGCGCCGAAGGCGGAGATGTCGGAGAAGACGATCCCGCTGCCCGCGGTGAACGCGTCCGCCGAACCTCCCAAGCTTTCGCGGGTGAACTGAATGAGCGCGCGCGGCGGCGACCGAAGGGGAAGCTACGTGGCGCCGACGTACAAGGCGCCTTCCGACGTGGCATGGTACCATTTCCTGCACGGGAACGTCCCAGGGCACCAGATCGATTTCATCCATCACCCCGAGGTGCCGCAGGGGCCCTTGTCCCGGCAGCATTTCGGCCACCTGGCGCGGCTGCTCAAGTACATCGAGCCGCGCACGACGAGTGATTGCGCGTTCGCCATCGGGAACCTCTCCCGCGACGATACACAACACGAGCCGGGGCGCGGCGGCGTGGCGCTCATCTTCGGGCTGCGCATTCGCGGCGCCCGCGACCACGCAGGCCGGCAAGACCCGCCGTTCTCGCACGCCATCGTGGCCATCGAGCGGGATCTCGACGCGGCGTTCGTGCAACGCGCCGCGCTCGAATTCCGGGCGCGGCTCTTCGAGTGCACGGCGGTGACGGCCGAGGGAAGCGGCTGGTATCACACGTATGCCCGCCGCGGCGAGGATCCGGCCGCGGCGCTGCCGCTCTTGCAAGCGTACCAAGCGAGCTTCGAGGGGCTGCCGGCAGCGGGCCCGGGGACACGCTCGCTCCGCTGGGCGGTGGCCGAGGAGGTCAAGCTGCCGGGGCGCATCGTGATCGTGCACGACGACGATTCCCCGTTCGAGGAGATCGCGGGGTGCGCGGCGCGGATCGCGGCCGTCCTTTATCGATCGAACATCAAATGGACGGCCCTCTCGAACGGGCGCGAGTCCGACCTGCCGAACGGCGTCACGATCCGATTTTTGCCTGCGAGCGAGGTAGGCCCGCAGC
Protein-coding sequences here:
- a CDS encoding VOC family protein, giving the protein MRMNQVTVPATDIAASIAFYQALGLRLIVRSDHYARFECPDAAGGEPATFSLHLQDTPPGKDGVVVYFEEDDLDATVERLSKAGLTFEVLPTDQRWLWREAYLTDPSGNRVCLYRAGEARRFPPWRLQGS
- a CDS encoding macrolide 2'-phosphotransferase, which translates into the protein MTEGSALSSAASSSFEPLDSAPALLAAARRAGLRVTTEMADFDRSGLDFLVVHAHDEEGVPWVVRTPRRLSVASAARVEARVLDLVRAHLPVAVPHWRVFTDQVIAYPRLGGVPAITVDPAAGVVWNRIDPQAPAAVFITSFAEAVAALQKVDARAIEAAGVPTKSIEDSRAEIARAMDDTRAVLAPPEVVWARWQRWLANDAIWPRHLAMVHGDLHPGHLLLDEEGRLTGILDWTEAHLGDPSIDFSIFAGAFGKTALESCIERFEAAGGTTWSGLAAHAAERWAAAPALGAKWGLTTGNDAVIEFSRTMLATIAQESG
- a CDS encoding Rab family GTPase, with the translated sequence MSMLIASCILLAFALAGLVFVAARYRRTTQAEIDVRKRAESLENENRALGAKLHVAVEEDKKKVGWLDHQEQEILWLRAELEKRPKITRKTYKILTLGVKATGKTSLTLKWANPLIDLGVLAGTKIDRYERTVSHVSQKDVVIEHVFEVGDWGGEHIVDAQQELIGDEIHGLLIVVDLGGKDAKKVEPGRIQEQLQEFQAQALKYFFGPKTVASCKTVVLFINKSDLLSGTPLEVEEQAKKLYAPLIENLMKYSMQLDIRVFVGSANFGHSTHLLFSHFVERILPKHAYDSQLLQRMVKDFSEAPKAEMSEKTIPLPAVNASAEPPKLSRVN